Within Flavobacterium pisciphilum, the genomic segment TTGTAAAATGTCCATTTGCCCATTGCTCCAATAAAAACAATTGGGTGTCGCTAAGCGCCATAAACTTCATGATATTTTCATTACTAACAGAATTACTTCCCGAATTAATTGGCATCATCGGAAACCTGTTATCTCCATCCATTTTAAAAAGTTCTTCCTGCGGTAGATAATTTGGCTGTGGTGGCTGGGCATCTGCTTGTCTGAAATAAGAGTAATAAACCTGACGGTTGTCTCGATTTTCATCCGATGGATCTGAATAATCAAAAGCATTACTCGCAAAAGCCATCATAGGCTGAACATTGGCAACCCATTGATATCTACTGATTCTATTAATAATTGGCAAAATATCTCGTTGAAAATTCGCATCGTATTTTTTATTCCAAACACCATTATTGCACATTTCTGGTACAAGATTAAAATTTTGTACAGCAACATCAAACATGGTATCACTCAAATTGGAAATATTTACAATTTCTGGAGCAAAATCGGGTGAACCCACAACTACCCACGCATTCAACTCAACCGAAGAACCATCAGTAAACGTAACAGTACAATATACTGGACCATCTGAAATATCATCATGCCAAGTGTTTGAACCTCCATAACTAGTAAGTGGTTCCTTCCCGCCAGCGTTTCCATAACCTCCTAATACAACAAGTCTTCCAGATTTATCAGTCAATAAATCACCAAGTGTTTTAATTGCTACGCCATAAGTAACTCCCGATTCATTTGGATACTGGATTGGATAGCCCACAGGCGCATTTTCTTTATTAAAACCTATAGATTGAAGCTTTCCTGAAACACTACGAGGTCCTGGATCAATAAATAAGGTTTTCCTATTTTCACCTGTAATATCAGGGTTACGCAAAGGAATACCCTGATTTTCATAACTATTTTCTCCTCCATACAAAAGATTCCCTTGAAGTTCAGAATACTGATACCATTCTGCTTTTTTGCTCGCAAGGTGTACTGTCCAATGAATCGAAGCAACATTTGGAGAATCTAAAGTTAGTTCTTCTCCTTTTTCATTGCAAATTGTAAACGGTTGCCCTTGTCTTTTTACGCGACCTACCGAATCTTTAAACTGCGAGATCGGACCAATCACATTGCCTTCGTTATCTGCATCATAAGGCAAACCTCCTATCTCTGTTGGAGATAAACAAATTTCTGTGGTGCTGTTACCTAGTCTGGCTATCCCCACTGATGGATGTAAAGTTAAGTTCATTTTTAGAAATACCCTACTCATTAGGCTTTTCGGTTTCGCCTTAATCATTTCTGATTAAATTAAGTGTTATAGTATATTTGGGTTTATACAACAAGAGGAATAACTTACTGTACCTAAGTAAACTTATAGAATAAATTCCGTCTGCGTGTAGGTAAAAACACCTGATTTTAAGGAAGTATTGATTTCTAAAAATTTAACCACATAGTAATATAAAACCGAATTACACCCATCTGGCTCATTTTATATTTTTAATAAATTATGATAAGACATTGAAATTCAAATAACACATAAAAAAAATGGAATCTAGGTTGTTACCTAAATTCCATTTGCTTTTTTTGGACAGTACTATTTTTAAATAGCAATCAAATTGATAGCTAAATTATTGAAGTAAACTTATTCTTTATCTTTAGTAAAAAAGATAACTTTTCCATCTTTTTTAAGTTGAGTCTCTCCGTGCCAATTTGTATACTCGTATTTATCGTTATGAGCCTTAACCCCAGAAGCCGTAGTATCTTGAACCATTTCAATTTTTTCACCACTTAGATCAATAGTCAGCGTACCTTTTTCATTATCAAAGTTTGTAATCAATTGAATTCCTTCACTGTTAGTAACAGTATCAGTAATAATTTCTGCTGAAGTAATCGCTTCAGTACTCTCTATACTTGTTGAATCTTTATCAAGTTTTGTTTCTTTAGAATCATTTTTACAAGAACTAATGGCTAAGGCTGCAATCATAATTGCGCCAGCTAATTTTACTTTTCTCATTTATATAATATTTTATTAATTATAACTAGTAGTTTGTAAGGAACTATCCTTGCTAACTCAAAAAACAAATATTATGCCATAGTAGAAACAATACAGCATATTCTAATTTTGTTTATCTGTTGAAATTCAAAGCAAATTTTATAGATAAGTATAATTAATACTGGCTAATACTTAAAAAGCGTTGCCATAATAACTAGGCAAATTTTAGTATCTTTACTACTATGATGGAAATAGGAATAGATAGTTTTGCCTCGGCAATGTACGGGGATAACAATACGCTAAGTAGCGTAGATGCAATGGAGCAATTACTACAAAGAATTGAACTAGCAGATCAAGTTGGTCTCGACGTATTTGGTATAGGTGAGCATCATAAAAAGGAATTTTTAGACTCAGCTACAACAGTTATACTTGCCGCAGCAGCTGCAAAGACAAATACAATTCGGTTAACCAGCGCTGTAAGTGTTTTAAGTGCTGCTGATCCGGTACGACTATATCAAAGTTTTGCTACGCTAGATTTAATCTCTAAGGGAAGAGCTGAGATTGTTGTAGGACGTGGGTCATCTGTAGAGGCCTATCCCCTCTTTGGGTTTAATCTCAATGATTATGATCAATTGTTCAAAGAAAAACTAGAGCTATTGCTACAAATTCGAGATAATGAGTTTGTAACTTGGTCGGGGAAATTCCGTCCAGCATTAAATAATCTCCCTATTTATCCACGAGCATTACAAGAAAAATTACCAATATGGTTGGGTGTTGGCGGAACTCCAGAATCATTTGTTAGAGCAGGAACACTCGGACTACCTCTTATGGTAGCTGTTATTGGAGGACAAACACATCGCTTCCGCCCACTGATCGATTTGTACCGCGAGGCAGGTCAAGCTGCTGGATATGCCCCAAAAGAACTTAAAGTAGGATTACATTCACCAGGTTATGTAGGTAGTACAACTGATAAAACAATTGCTGACTATTATCCTGGATATGCCGAGCTCTGGACCAAATTAGGAAAAGAACGTGGTTGGCCACCAGTAACAAAAGCACAGTTTGATGGCCTTATTGATACAAAAGGTGTTTTAGTAGTGGGTAATCCTGAACAAGTAGCAGAAAAAATAGTAAGACATAGTGAAGCACTTGGTGGGATTTCGAGGTTTACTTTTCAAATGGATAATGCTGGACTTACACATTCACAATTAATGAATGCAATAGAATTGATTGGAACAAAGGTTATCCCATTAATCAGAAAGGCTGAATGATACTATAAACAATTTTGACCTGCTTATTTGCGTGCTTTTTCAGCTACGATTTAAGTCAGAATAGTACATTGAAAAAAAAATGATGATTTTAACAGCAAATTATTTAATTGTTACACACAAAATTTTACTTTTGCGCTCTTAATTAAATAAAGCATTATTATGAACGACTTATTCGCCAAAATCGCAACAGAATTCGAAACATTTAAAACTGAATATGAATCACTAGTTGAGAAAGGTGTGAAAGCAGCTGGTCCTAGAGCTCGTAAATCAACTCTTGAATTAGAGAAACTATTAAAAGAATTCAGAAAAGTTTCTGTAGAAGAATCAAAAAAATAATTTTATTCTCAATTAAAAGCCCCCTAGGATTTCCTAGGGGGCTTTAATCTTCATGTTTAGGTAAGTATATCTAACCAATTAAATATTAACAAACTAAAGAAGATGTTTTTATAAGTTTTTCAGATGACTTAGTTTGATCTTCAATCGGGGCATCAGGAGCTTTTTCTCTTAAGAATTCCATCCCTTTATCACGTGAAATTCTGTCCTCATACATCTTACTCATTCCAATAATTTTCCCGTTAAAAGCCTTCAAATTGAAATAAACCTTATCATCTGAAATTGTTTTTTTGAAGAATTTGTTGCTATCCTGCGAATTCGTTTTTACAGATTCAACCCCTTTTTCGCACATAAATTTTCTTGTGTATCCGCTACTTCTTAAGATTATATCTTCATTTTTATCAATAAAATAAAATTGAAACTCATCATTTGCATTTTTTGTAATTACAAATTTTTCCATTCTTTAAAATTAATTATGTATTATATTTTTAATCGTTATTCTGCCATTTTTAATCATTGAATGTCACTGTAAACGTACTTCCCACCCCAACTGCACTTTCAACGCTTACAGCTCCATTCATTGATTCTATCTGGTTTTTTGTAATATATAAACCAATACCATGTGCATCTTCATGTTTATGAAATGTCTTGTACATTCCAAATAACAAATGCCCGTGTTTTTTTAAATCTATACCTAACCCATTGTCAGTTATAGTAAATACTTTTTTCCCTTTCTCGATAAAGAAATTAAACTCAATTATTAAATCTCTATCTGGATGTGCATATTTAATCGCATTAGTACAAAAATTCAATAAGACACTTTCTAGATAAGCAGGATTAAAATTTATCGTTGCATCCTTTGGAATATTATTTATAATTGTACCTAAATCTCTATAATTATATGCACTAACAACATCCAGTACTTTCTTCAAATAATTATTTAAGTTTAAAGGCTTAACAACTATATTCACATTATTCTGAATGTTTACTATTTGAGATAAATCTGTAATTGTTTTGTTTAAATCATTAGATACTGTTCTCAAATAACCAAAAGCCTCACTATCCTCCATGCTTTTATTTTCAGAATCAATCATATCTAAAAGCAATTTTAAATTCCCAACATGCGAATTTAAATTGTGAGCTACTATATGCGAAAAATTCAACAATTGGCTATTCTTTTCGCTGTAGAGCTTCATGGTTTTAACCAATTCTAATTCTTTTTCCTTTTGAGCTGTAATGTCCGTATGTGTTCCTATAACACGTAATGGTTTGCCATTACTATCACGCTCTATTACTTCACCTCTATCTAAAATCCATTTGTATCTTCCGCTAGAAGTTAATACTCTATGGAAATTTTCATAAAAAGGTGTTTCCTTTTCAAAATGCTCATTAATAGCAGCATAATATTCTTCTAAATCATCTGGATGCACTATTTCATCCCAGCGTTCTGGATTATCAAAAATATCTGCTGAATTTATTTCCAGTATTTTAAAAGATTGTGATGAATAAAAAACTGTATTTGTTTTAATATTCCAATCCCATACTCCAGTATTTGAAGCTTCAAGAGCAAACTGAAAGCGTTCTTCCAAAACTTTTAGCTTTAGTTCTTGAGCCTGTAATTCTGATACATTAAAAAATTTTCCAGAAAAGGCAGGTACTCTGTCTTCACGAGATTTTGGGCGAAAATTATTTATAGCATTAGAACTATCCCTTTTATAAAAATCAAATCCCATATCATATATTTCTAAACTAATTAACACTAAATTTAAAATGACTGCAGGTCAAAATAAATTTTCACAAAATCAACATTTGATGTTTCTAGAATCAAAAAACATAGAAATAAATATCAATATATAATTACCTCTTTATGTTCATTACAAATATACTACCAATGAAATCAATACTTTATAGTACAAAAAACAACTTACTATAGAACTAGTACTACAGGATATAATCTAGTAATGTGCTTTGTTACAGGCGAAAAAAAAAGTGAGGGAATTATAGCCCTCACTTTTTAAAACATTTATGTCGATAAAATATAGTAATGAATATGAAACCTATAAAGTTTCATCATGATATAATTGAAATATCTTTATGAGTTCGGCCAAGTTGTCGACTTCTAATTTTTCAAAAATTCTGTTTTTATAGGTGCTAACAGTAGTTTTCTTAATCTTTAATAATTCTAATATCTCTAGATTACCATATCCTTTAACAAACAAACGAGCTACTTCCATCTCCCGATTCGATAATGCTTCTAATGGATTGCTGGGTTTTTTAGAAATATAAGAATCCAGTATTTTATCTTTTATATTTTGAGTCATGTATTTTCCAGATGAGATCATTGAGTTTATTGCTAACTTCATTTCATCTTCTGAACTTTCTTTGGTTAAATACCCCGATGCTCCAGCATTCAAATATCTCATGGCGTAGATGCTTTCTTCTAAGGCAGAAAATATCAATATTTTTACATCAGGCTGGATTGCCTTGATTTCTGCCAAAATATTTATGCTATTGCCATCTGGAAAGTTTACATCCAAAATCAATAAATCTATTTTAACTTCTTTTAAAATTTTAAAAGTATCATTAAAAGTTGCTGCCTTGTAAACCGTTGCACCTAAGAACAGCTCTTTAAGAACTAGATTAACTCCCTGACGCACTACAACATGGTCGTCGGCAATTAAAAAACTATAGCTATTTGATGCATTCATTGTTTATAAATTAAATTATTACAAACCTGCTTATTACTTCTTCAATAAAAAACAATGTTCATTACTGTTGGATTTTAAGCTGGGCTTAATATCAGATTGAATACAACTTTTGTGCCTTTTCCTTCTTCACTTTCAATATTTATTTCTCCATCAAATAATTCAACTATTTCTTTACATAGGTTTAGTCCTAAACCAACTCCTAAGTCATTCATTTTATTAGAAACGGCTCCTTGATAATACAACTCAAATATATTCTTCAAATCCTTCTCGGGGATACCAGCTCCACTATCCTGAATTTCTATTTTTAAATTATACTCATAATCCGAATTTTTCTCGAGATCAATATTAATTGATATGAGTCCGTTTTCTGTAAATTTATTTGCGTTCCCAACTATATTATAAAAAAGTTGATGAATTTTTGTCGCATCAGAATAAACTTCGCAATCGGAATTTAGATTGGACTTCACTTTTATTTTGTTTCCTTTAGTTTCTACCAATGATGATAACGAACTAATGATTTGGTTTATTTCAGTTTTTAAATGAAAATTTTTATTCTTAAGCGTAAGCTCATAATTTTCTACTTTAGAATATTCTAAAATTTGATTTGATAAGAGTAGTAACGAATTAGTCGTAAATTGAATAGACTTGAAAGTATCTTTAATTTCAACATCTTGAACAGAAGAACTTATCTTCTTACTATACATAGAAATTATACTTAAAGGAGACCTAATTTCATGACTAATCATCCCCATAATTCTGTTCTTAAAACTTAAACTCTGACGGATCTGATTCTGAGCTGTAGTTAATCTTTTCTCATACTCAAATGCCATTCTAGTAAAACTAAAAAGGATTATAGATACAATGAACATCAATAATATTAATCCTAATAAGGTATAATTTCGAACTGTTACATTAGACTTGTATTGATTCTCTAATTTCTTTTGAGAATCAGCTTGAAGCGCATTAATTGGTTTGGTATAATTAGGCAATACGGTAGCGCTAAGATTTAATAGCTTATTATTAAGTTCTGTTAGCTTTAAATCTTGATCTCTTAATTTTGAAAATGTCTTTTTTAAATTATTAAATTGTTTTTCATAATATTTATTGGTGGTCATAAAGACATTTGCAATTTGGTCTTCAATACTTCCAGAGACAAGTTTATCATTATACTTCATAGTTACAATGATTTTCAACTGTTCTTTTTGTATTTCTGTTTTTCCTGCAAGTGCATCACCCAGCCTAGAAAAAAGACCTTTTCGAGATACGCTATCCACTTTTATATAAGAATCCGTTTTTATACTGTCAAGAATTTTCTTGTATTCAAACTTTTTAAAATCTAATAAATTTGAAATCTCCTTATTATTAGGTTCAGTCTGTAAATTAATAATAGAGTCAATAGTCGATTTTAGAGCTAAAATTCCTAACTCTGACTTACTCTTCTCTAATAGAACATTTTTAAACTCTATATTCTTTTCAGTAGCATTATTTAACTTATCAACCAATTCACCAGTCTCGATTAATGAAGCAGAATACTTATTCAACGAAGCTTCATCCTTATTACTTATATAATGATTGTAATGTTTTTGAGAATTAATAAATGAATCATTAATCTCATTAGTGAGTTGCTTTAGGTTCCCTAAATTAGTTATTGATTCAAAGAATTTCGACATTTTTGTCTCATTCGTAGTTTCATTATGCCAAATTATGACTGCCATGATTTGTAAAAGAATAACAAATGCCAGCAAAGTATAATGAATTACTTTTCTATGTTCAAATTTTAGTTTTGTAAAACTAAATCTATTGCTTATCAAATTCTTTTCAATCAAAATATATATTTATTAAGATAAAACATGAGTCAAAAAAATAATAACTCATAATAACTGTTTTTAATATAGGTTTTTGATGTAGTATCATGTACTACAATTTAAAATAGATAATGCTTTTTTTAAAATATTAAATTATGACTTACAATTAAAAAAAATTAAGCTTAATTGATAGCCCCCTTTTTTACACAAAAATTAATACCAAACTAAAACAAGAACAACTATTTAAAAGAGATTTGGGGAAGGTCTTTTAATTAAACGATAAAATAAAAATGCTCATACAATTTACGTATTTTAATTATTTATTTTAGAAATAAACCGCTAAAACTTATCATTATGTAGAACATTAGATAATCATACTCTAGAACTTATTCTACAAGTTACCATTTTTTATCCTATAAAAATAAGAATAGGATTGCAATTTAAAATAAAAAAAACTATCCCTACAAATTTTGCAAAAATTTTTATTTAAAAAGTCTCTATTTTCTTAAATACTTCATTTAATTCCGACATTTTTAAGAGAATAATACAAGTAAGTAAAAAATGAAAATTAGCAATTCCTGCCTGACGATTTTATTTCAAAATTGCAGATGAAATTAATTTCCTCCGAAAAACCCAAATAAAACTTAATATAGCTGCCTGATTTTGGTATATCTACTAGTTTAAGGTATTTTTGCCGAAACGATAAAAAATTGGTGATGATAATTAGAAAAGCAACTATAAAGGATTCAAACGATATTGCAACGTATTTACTGTTGGCAATGGAAGATATAGTGTATAACTTCATAGGTGAAGAAGACAATAATAAAGCCAAAGAGTTTTTAATACACTTTATAGAAAAAGAAAACAACCAATATTCTTATCAAAATTGCTTTGTTGTAGAAGAAGATAATGAAATTATTGCAGCTGTAAATATATATGATGGGGCCAAATTACACCTCTTGAGAGAGCCTATAGCGCAATATGTTAGAACACATTATAATAAAGACTTTAATCCTGAGGATGAAACACAAAAAGGAGAATTCTATATCGATACATTAGGGGTAAGTCCTAAATGTCAAGGAAAAGGGATAGGCTCTAAACTATTACAATTTTTGATAGACGAATACGTAACCAAAAATAAACAAACTTTAGGTTTGCTTGTAGATGAAGGCAATTCAAATGCTAAAAAATTATATTTAAAATTAGGTTTTAAACCAGTAGGAAGCAAAACTTTTGTTGGAAATACCTTGGAACACCTTCAAATAAAAGGGTAAAAAAATATATAGATTTAACTGATACATTGATAGATACGTTTTATAAAGTCTAAAAAAGGAAGTAAATAAAAAAACTATCTTTGCGCAAAAATTAATAATACCACATTATAATAAGGACTTCATGTTCCTTATTTTTAAGAAATACCATTGAAATTTAATTTTAAAAATAGCCTTTCGGGACGTAACTTTTTTATTCTAGGAATTGTATTCATCATCCTTACTTTGTTTTCTATTTACATATTAAGCAATTTAATTACAGATATAACCGAAAAAACCAATTCTAGTACAGCACAACGCAACTTCCTTCAAAAGCAAGATGTTGTTGCTAAGGAGTTTACGCGCTTTCTTGATATTCAGAAAGAAATAGCTCAAGTTATCGAAATTAGTACCCCAAAAAATTTATCGAATAATCTAAAAGTTTTAAGTGCAGTACATATTAATAATAGTATTGTAAAAAACAATTGGTTTCAGATAAATGAAGGTAAAATTGAATTCACAGATTCTAAAATCAATACCAATTTAACAACTAGCATCAAAGATTTTATAGCCAAAAATGGAGAAAAAAACGAGCTTAATACTATCATTAAAGACTCTCAAAACTTTTTTTGGCGTATTTATTTTAAGCACCCTACCTTAGATGGAGCCATAGTTCGGTACGGTTATGATATTGATTTAAAGGCCTTACAATCCTATTTCTTAACTATTGATCAAACAGCTGCAAACTATTCTTTTGTTTTTGATCATACAGGAACTATTCTTTATCATCCTGAAGTAAATTTTTTAAAGGGGAATACTTTTAAAATTGAAAATTCAGCTCTATCAGATACTATTTTTAATACTCCTGAGAAATTTACGAAGAGAACAGTGCTTTCTGGGTATATAGGAATCGACTTTTTTAGATACACTAAAAAGTTGAACGTAAAAGATACTAACTGGTACATATCTGTTAATTTTCCTGAAAAAATTTCAAGGGAAGATGTGAATGACATAAAAAAATATGCAACCTTAATTTACTTGATTACAACTATAATCCTGATTTTATTCTTTTACTTATTCACCACTGTTAAACGTAAAAGCTTTCAGGAAAAAGAAGCCTTATCGAAAGAGAAAAACAAATTACTCTTAGAGAATGAAAAAATAAAGAAAGAAAAAGCATTGATTCAATTGAACCAATTAAAAGAACAAATAAATCCACATTTTTTATTTAATTCTTTAAATTCTCTTTATATGCTCATTGATAGCAATACTAAAGTAGCACGTAAATTTACTTTGAATCTATCTAAAATCTATCGCTATTTAATTAATCCGCCTGAAGAGAATATTGTAACTCTACAAGAAGAACTCCTTTTTATAGAAAAATACATTTTTTTACAACAAACGCGATACAAAGATGAATTTGATTTTGCAATCACGATTGAAGATAATAGTGTTTTATCTAAGAAAGTTCCTTATTTATCCTTCCAAATTGCCATAGAAAATGCTATTAAACACAATATTGCTTCTGATGAAAATCCGTTAAAAATAACAATCATAATTCAAAAAAACAAGGTAGTTATTACCAATAATCTAAACGAAAAGCAAAACTTCGAGAAAGAGTCTAAATTCGGTCATAAGTATTTAAAGAGCATTTATAGTTATTATTCAAAAAACGATTTTGAGGTATTTAAAACGGATGAATTTTTTGTCTGTATTTTACCCTTAATTGAATAAAAAAAGCATTCACTCCCAAAAAAAAGCCACTCACTCCTTTTTTGTTTTTTTTAACGTAACGGATAGAATATTTTAGGCGAAAAATTAACCTAAACTTAACTTCAAATGAGGGAAAAGGCATTATTGAAAAATTTACAAAACACATTTTTACTACTATTATTAATAGGTAGTAGTACAATTATTGCGCAGAAAAAAGACAGAAAAAGTAAAAAAGAAAAAACAGAACAAGTTAAAGATTCTACTAGCAACAAAAAAGGGAAAAAATATAATGACCTAATAAAAGATGCTACTGTTAAAAAAGGATTATTTAACATCATACAAGTTAAAACTGATCTTTATCTTGAAATAAATGATTCTCTTTTTCAAAGAGAGTTTCTTGTGGTAAATAAAATTTCGAATGTCCCAATGCAAGTTAATGAGGCTGGACTAAACAAAGGAATGAATTATGAGAATAAGATAATCACTTTCCATAAAGACCTTGTAGCTAAAAAAGTATGGGTAAAATCATCTGTTCCTAGCGTTTCTTCTCCTAAAGATGATGCAATAACAGCTTCTGTTAATAATAATTTTTCAGAATCTATTATAGAGGTTTTTGATATTGAAACAAAAAACAATGATTCAACTGCGGTTGTAATAAAAGCAAATAAAGTTTTTGACGGAAAACAAAAAAGCTTCAATGATATTTTAAGTAGCATTGGATTTGGTGGTTCTGTTAAATCGGAACTGTCTTATATAGAGTTTGCAAAATCTTTTCCTAAAAATATAGTTGTTAAATCACAGCTTACGACCTCAGTAAGTGAAGGTGGTGGTCCTGCCCTATCGGTTACACTTGGAGTAACTAGCAATATTATTTTATTAGACAAGGTACCTATGCAACCTCGTTTTTCAGATAAACGTATTGGATATTTCACTGAAAAACACTGGTATTTTAGTGACGCTCAACACGCAATGCGTGAAAAGGAATTAATTACTCGTTGGAGATTAGAGCCTAAAAAAGAAGACATTGAAAAATACCGTAGAGGAGAATTGGTTGAACCAAAAAAACCTATCGTTTATTATATTGATCCATCTACACCAAAACAATGGCGTTCTTATATTATAGAGGGTGTTCGTGACTGGCAAGTAGCTTTTGAAAAAGCTGGATTTAAAAATGCAGTTATTGCAAAAGAACCTACTGAAGAAGATACAGATTTTGATATCGATGATGTACGTTACTCAGTAATTACTTATGTAGCTTCTCCAAAATCGAATGCTATGGGACCTGCAGTTGTTGATCCTAGAAGCGGTGAAATAATTGAATCAGACATTATCTGGTGGCATAACGTAATGACTTCATTACACAGCTGGATGCGTATTCAAACTGGTGTAATTGACCCTAAAGCTAGAGGGAATAAATTTAGCGACGAACATATGGGTGAGGCTATCCGATTTGTTTCTTCTCATGAAGTTGGACATACTTTTGGTTTAAAACACAATATGGGATCTTCATTTGCTTATGATGTTGAATCTCTTCGTTCTAAAGATTTTACAGCAAAAATGGGTGGAACAGCTCCATCAATCATGGATTATGCTCGTTACAATTATATCGCACAACCAGAAGATCATGTAGAAGCTATTACACCA encodes:
- a CDS encoding histidine kinase; protein product: MKFNFKNSLSGRNFFILGIVFIILTLFSIYILSNLITDITEKTNSSTAQRNFLQKQDVVAKEFTRFLDIQKEIAQVIEISTPKNLSNNLKVLSAVHINNSIVKNNWFQINEGKIEFTDSKINTNLTTSIKDFIAKNGEKNELNTIIKDSQNFFWRIYFKHPTLDGAIVRYGYDIDLKALQSYFLTIDQTAANYSFVFDHTGTILYHPEVNFLKGNTFKIENSALSDTIFNTPEKFTKRTVLSGYIGIDFFRYTKKLNVKDTNWYISVNFPEKISREDVNDIKKYATLIYLITTIILILFFYLFTTVKRKSFQEKEALSKEKNKLLLENEKIKKEKALIQLNQLKEQINPHFLFNSLNSLYMLIDSNTKVARKFTLNLSKIYRYLINPPEENIVTLQEELLFIEKYIFLQQTRYKDEFDFAITIEDNSVLSKKVPYLSFQIAIENAIKHNIASDENPLKITIIIQKNKVVITNNLNEKQNFEKESKFGHKYLKSIYSYYSKNDFEVFKTDEFFVCILPLIE
- a CDS encoding zinc-dependent metalloprotease, translating into MREKALLKNLQNTFLLLLLIGSSTIIAQKKDRKSKKEKTEQVKDSTSNKKGKKYNDLIKDATVKKGLFNIIQVKTDLYLEINDSLFQREFLVVNKISNVPMQVNEAGLNKGMNYENKIITFHKDLVAKKVWVKSSVPSVSSPKDDAITASVNNNFSESIIEVFDIETKNNDSTAVVIKANKVFDGKQKSFNDILSSIGFGGSVKSELSYIEFAKSFPKNIVVKSQLTTSVSEGGGPALSVTLGVTSNIILLDKVPMQPRFSDKRIGYFTEKHWYFSDAQHAMREKELITRWRLEPKKEDIEKYRRGELVEPKKPIVYYIDPSTPKQWRSYIIEGVRDWQVAFEKAGFKNAVIAKEPTEEDTDFDIDDVRYSVITYVASPKSNAMGPAVVDPRSGEIIESDIIWWHNVMTSLHSWMRIQTGVIDPKARGNKFSDEHMGEAIRFVSSHEVGHTFGLKHNMGSSFAYDVESLRSKDFTAKMGGTAPSIMDYARYNYIAQPEDHVEAITPKIGEYDKYAIEWGYRWYPEEKEEHTALNSLITKHQDDPIYFYGEQQDGDSTIDPRSQSEDLGNDAMKASEYGLKNLKRVVNNILDWTYDKDESYYETGKLYIGTIGQWQLYNRHVLNNLGGIYLNTTVHGDNKASYIPVPASIQKRAVAYLLKNSITIPEWLFFNPILDKTNPLKDSPLGPYEYTPYTLARELQYGILYSMLSDDRLLRITENELFQRNGAKENVFTVTQLFKTLRQNIFAPTIQNKSLTIMERMTQKNYIDVLIVSTNKLFEKTDGKKIIEIQQNLNIPHLCNHLDESRMARNINQSSLKRVSEVTSDKKGELRQILQLLRTKKNIGNQETQNHYFDLIQRIEKALNTTL